From a single Pempheris klunzingeri isolate RE-2024b chromosome 2, fPemKlu1.hap1, whole genome shotgun sequence genomic region:
- the phf20a gene encoding PHD finger protein 20 isoform X2 yields MSKTPPTRRGISFEVGAQLEARDSLKNWYAANIEKIDYEGEKVLIHYRQWSHRYDEWFEWTSPYLRPVERVQLRRQGLQDDAPIPGFNVNDKVLASWSDCRFYPAKVISVNKDASYTVKFYDGVIQTVKGIHVKPFIKERGGVGGGKSRSTERNMVRRAPARRDRRPQENGGPKNKRARRSTSDQEEDSNSEDEEREEGMVNEKKKTNGEVEAAPAIKQEADISEHADQKKPKDGEKGAGLMNGVKVEEDDAQNEERCHLNGEVKKEEVETEQSGTKPYTESPKPYADLPAQTLAKMEQESVSMTTTESNGDVEQKPNVQSESCQPAADVPPPQPVKPVRKQGFHNPNRFSREPLYRVIKNQPPPVLSINLDHNPFKCSSPGCTKSFRKAKLLHYHMKYYHGEEQPPEGERSPTRSVQTRASEKQVTATGLDGPKRRRTISASMHSVGAATASRGEVKTAGRRTSAPPVVNAQGHQQRALLREKSKENQLERNGCQQQDKDTDKSGFDIGSVKDKLKEKPKQKDFLRIKLKKKKKKRKAKSDEDSISDWSTDSCGWSDDDFGVDLDVTTPPLSVDSGAVDTSDQEIVRCICEVEEENDFMIQCEDCLCWQHGTCMGLLEDNVPDRYTCYICRDPPGQRQSLRYWYDREWLSNGHMYGLSFLEENYSHQNAKKITTTHQLLGDVHHVVEILNGLQLKMSVLQNNTHPDLQLWRQPWKHLERSWTASDSCRSSDAAPSPVTPDEDMSRGEILMSNALEKLSRAATAATSSSSCSSSPFPSFQDSYITSEHCYQKPRAYYPAVEQRLVVETRQGSELEDSMRSTEELLEREQRYGSLLETDKPKSTGTSNKASFGGSWSQAEAKEEGGRDPAECADNSRQHQQRQINLLDHIDAVQDEVSHRMDFIERELDVLESWLDYTGELEPPEPLARLPQLKHRMKRLLTQLGKVQQIALYSST; encoded by the exons ATGAGTAAGACGCCCCCTACCAGAAGAGGCATATCATTTGAGGTGGGAGCTCAGCTTGAGGCCAGAGACAGCCTCAAAAACTG GTATGCTGCCAACATCGAGAAGATTGACTACGAAGGTGAAAAAGTACTGATCCATTACCGCCAGTGGAGCCACCGCTACGACGAGTGGTTTGAGTGGACGAGTCCGTACCTGAGACCCGTGGAGAGGGTTCAGCTGAGGCGGCAGGGCCTGCAGGACGACGCTCCGATACCT GGCTTTAATGTGAATGACAAGGTTCTTGCCAGCTGGTCCGACTGTCGTTTCTATCCCGCTAAGGTCATTTCAGTCAATAAAGATG CATCCTACACTGTGAAGTTCTACGATGGCGTTATTCAGACAGTGAAAGGGATCCACGTGAAGCCTTTTATTAAAGAG AGAGGTGGTGTTGGTGGAGGGAAGTCTCGGTCCACAGAGAGGAACATGGTGAGGAGGGCCCCGGCCCGCAGAGACAGGAGGCCGCAGGAGAACGGTGGTCCCAAGAACAAGCGAGCCAGGCGGAGCACCTCggaccaggaggaggacagcaacAGTGAGGACGAGGAACGGGAAGAGGGGATGGTTaacgagaagaagaagacaaacgGAGAGGTAGAGGCTGCTCCCGCTATCAAACAGGAAGCGGACATATCGGAGCACGCAGATCAGAAGAAGCCCAAGGACGGAGAAAAGGGGGCAGGACTCATGAACGGGGTGAAGGTGGAAGAAGACGATGCACAAAATGAGGAAAGATGTCACCTAAATGGAGaggtgaagaaggaggaggtggaaacGGAGCAGAGTGGAACTAAGCCATACACAGAATCGCCCAAGCCATACGCAGATTTGCCCGCCCAGACGTTAgcaaagatggagcaggagtcTGTCTCTATGACAACCACAGAGTCCAATGGAGATGTGGAGCAGAAGCCAAACGTCCAATCGGAAAGCTGCCAGCCCGCAGCAGACGTGCCGCCTCCACAGCCTGTGAAAC CGGTGAGGAAGCAGGGCTTCCACAACCCCAACAGATTCAGCAGAGAGCCAC TGTACCGAGTTATCAAAAACCAACCTCCCCCCGTCCTCTCCATCAATCTCGACCACAACCCGTTCAAGTGCAGCTCTCCCGGCTGCACAAAGTCATTCCGTAAGGCCAAGCTGCTTCACTACCATATGAAATATTACCACGGTGAGGAGCAGCCTCCAGAGGGGGAGCGCAGCCCCACCAGGAGCGTCCAGACCAGGGCCTCTGAGAAACAGGTCACTGCCACCGGTTTAGACGGCCCGAAGAGGAGGCGCACCATCTCCGCCTCCATGC acTCTGTTGGAGCTGCCACAGCTTCCCGTGGTGAAGTGAAGACCGCAGGCAGACGCACATCAGCCCCACCTGTAGTCAACGCCCAGGGCCATCAGCAGAGGGCACTGCTGAGGGAGAAGAGCAAGGAGAACCAGCTGGAAAGGAACGGATGCCAGCAGCAGGACAAGGACACGGACAAGAGTGGCTTTGACATTG GGTCTGTAAAAGACAAACTGAAAGAGAAGCCAAAACAGAAGGACTTCCTCCGCATTAaactaaagaagaagaagaagaaaaggaaggcCAAGTCTG ACGAGGATAGCATCAGTGACTGGTCCACTGACAGCTGTGGGTGGAGCGACGATGACTTCGGGGTGGATTTGGACGTCACCACGCCTCCCCTGAGCGTGGACTCCGGTGCCGTGGACACAAGTGACCAGGAGATCGTGCGGTGTATCTgtgaggtggaggaagagaatgACTTCATGATCCAg TGTGAAGACTGTTTGTGCTGGCAGCACGGTACCTGCATGGGCCTGCTGGAAGACAATGTTCCGGACAGATACACCTGCTACATCTGCAGAGACCCACCAG GTCAGAGGCAGAGTCTGCGCTACTGGTACGACCGTGAGTGGCTGAGTAACGGCCACATGTACGGCCTCTCCTTCCTGGAAGAGAATTACTCCCACCAAAACGCCAAGAAGATCACCACCACCCACCAGCTGCTGGGAGATGTGCACCACGTGGTAGAGATCCTCAACGGACTGCAGCTCAAGATGAGCGTTCTCCA GAACAATACTCACCCTGACTTGCAGCTGTGGCGGCAGCCCTGGAAGCATTTGGAGAGGTCATGGACCGCCTCCGACTCGTGCCGCAGCAGCGATGCAGCTCCGTCACCTGTGACTCCCGATGAGGACATGAGCCGAGGCGAGATTTTAATGTCCAATGCTCTGGAGAAGCTGAGCCGGGCTGCTACAGCTgccacctcctcctcgtcctgctcctcctcccccttcccgTCCTTCCAGGACTCGTACATTACCAGTGAACATTGCTACCAGAAGCCTCGAGCGTATTACCCAGCGGTGGAGCAGAGGCTGGTGGTGGAGACCCGACAGGGCTCAGAGCTGGAGGACAGCATGAGAAGCACTGAGGAGCTGTTGGAGCGGGAGCAGCGCTACGGAAGCCTGCTAGAGACGGACAAGCCCAAATCAACAGGCACCAGTAACAAG GCTTCCTTCGGTGGCTCTTGGTCGCAGGCTGAGGCgaaggaggagggtgggagagaCCCTGCGGAGTGTGCGGACAACAGCAGGCAGCATCAGCAGCGGCAGATCAACCTGCTGGACCACATAGATGCAGTCCAGGACGAGGTCTCGCACAGGATGGACTTCATAGAGCGGGAGCTGGACG TGCTGGAGAGCTGGCTGGACTACACCGGGGAGCTGGAGCCTCCTGAACCGCTGGCCCGGCTGCCTCAGCTCAAACACCGCATGAAACGGCTGCTGACACAGCTGGGCAAGGTGCAGCAGATCGCCCTGTACAGCTCCACATGA
- the phf20a gene encoding PHD finger protein 20 isoform X1 — protein sequence MSKTPPTRRGISFEVGAQLEARDSLKNWYAANIEKIDYEGEKVLIHYRQWSHRYDEWFEWTSPYLRPVERVQLRRQGLQDDAPIPGFNVNDKVLASWSDCRFYPAKVISVNKDASYTVKFYDGVIQTVKGIHVKPFIKERGGVGGGKSRSTERNMVRRAPARRDRRPQENGGPKNKRARRSTSDQEEDSNSEDEEREEGMVNEKKKTNGEVEAAPAIKQEADISEHADQKKPKDGEKGAGLMNGVKVEEDDAQNEERCHLNGEVKKEEVETEQSGTKPYTESPKPYADLPAQTLAKMEQESVSMTTTESNGDVEQKPNVQSESCQPAADVPPPQPVKPVRKQGFHNPNRFSREPLYRVIKNQPPPVLSINLDHNPFKCSSPGCTKSFRKAKLLHYHMKYYHGEEQPPEGERSPTRSVQTRASEKQVTATGLDGPKRRRTISASMHSVGAATASRGEVKTAGRRTSAPPVVNAQGHQQRALLREKSKENQLERNGCQQQDKDTDKSGFDIGSVKDKLKEKPKQKDFLRIKLKKKKKKRKAKSDYTGSEENIDISILGLQSKLNLPLKSPPSHNHKPEAYPSRPGFSYSEQIHVDDEDSISDWSTDSCGWSDDDFGVDLDVTTPPLSVDSGAVDTSDQEIVRCICEVEEENDFMIQCEDCLCWQHGTCMGLLEDNVPDRYTCYICRDPPGQRQSLRYWYDREWLSNGHMYGLSFLEENYSHQNAKKITTTHQLLGDVHHVVEILNGLQLKMSVLQNNTHPDLQLWRQPWKHLERSWTASDSCRSSDAAPSPVTPDEDMSRGEILMSNALEKLSRAATAATSSSSCSSSPFPSFQDSYITSEHCYQKPRAYYPAVEQRLVVETRQGSELEDSMRSTEELLEREQRYGSLLETDKPKSTGTSNKASFGGSWSQAEAKEEGGRDPAECADNSRQHQQRQINLLDHIDAVQDEVSHRMDFIERELDVLESWLDYTGELEPPEPLARLPQLKHRMKRLLTQLGKVQQIALYSST from the exons ATGAGTAAGACGCCCCCTACCAGAAGAGGCATATCATTTGAGGTGGGAGCTCAGCTTGAGGCCAGAGACAGCCTCAAAAACTG GTATGCTGCCAACATCGAGAAGATTGACTACGAAGGTGAAAAAGTACTGATCCATTACCGCCAGTGGAGCCACCGCTACGACGAGTGGTTTGAGTGGACGAGTCCGTACCTGAGACCCGTGGAGAGGGTTCAGCTGAGGCGGCAGGGCCTGCAGGACGACGCTCCGATACCT GGCTTTAATGTGAATGACAAGGTTCTTGCCAGCTGGTCCGACTGTCGTTTCTATCCCGCTAAGGTCATTTCAGTCAATAAAGATG CATCCTACACTGTGAAGTTCTACGATGGCGTTATTCAGACAGTGAAAGGGATCCACGTGAAGCCTTTTATTAAAGAG AGAGGTGGTGTTGGTGGAGGGAAGTCTCGGTCCACAGAGAGGAACATGGTGAGGAGGGCCCCGGCCCGCAGAGACAGGAGGCCGCAGGAGAACGGTGGTCCCAAGAACAAGCGAGCCAGGCGGAGCACCTCggaccaggaggaggacagcaacAGTGAGGACGAGGAACGGGAAGAGGGGATGGTTaacgagaagaagaagacaaacgGAGAGGTAGAGGCTGCTCCCGCTATCAAACAGGAAGCGGACATATCGGAGCACGCAGATCAGAAGAAGCCCAAGGACGGAGAAAAGGGGGCAGGACTCATGAACGGGGTGAAGGTGGAAGAAGACGATGCACAAAATGAGGAAAGATGTCACCTAAATGGAGaggtgaagaaggaggaggtggaaacGGAGCAGAGTGGAACTAAGCCATACACAGAATCGCCCAAGCCATACGCAGATTTGCCCGCCCAGACGTTAgcaaagatggagcaggagtcTGTCTCTATGACAACCACAGAGTCCAATGGAGATGTGGAGCAGAAGCCAAACGTCCAATCGGAAAGCTGCCAGCCCGCAGCAGACGTGCCGCCTCCACAGCCTGTGAAAC CGGTGAGGAAGCAGGGCTTCCACAACCCCAACAGATTCAGCAGAGAGCCAC TGTACCGAGTTATCAAAAACCAACCTCCCCCCGTCCTCTCCATCAATCTCGACCACAACCCGTTCAAGTGCAGCTCTCCCGGCTGCACAAAGTCATTCCGTAAGGCCAAGCTGCTTCACTACCATATGAAATATTACCACGGTGAGGAGCAGCCTCCAGAGGGGGAGCGCAGCCCCACCAGGAGCGTCCAGACCAGGGCCTCTGAGAAACAGGTCACTGCCACCGGTTTAGACGGCCCGAAGAGGAGGCGCACCATCTCCGCCTCCATGC acTCTGTTGGAGCTGCCACAGCTTCCCGTGGTGAAGTGAAGACCGCAGGCAGACGCACATCAGCCCCACCTGTAGTCAACGCCCAGGGCCATCAGCAGAGGGCACTGCTGAGGGAGAAGAGCAAGGAGAACCAGCTGGAAAGGAACGGATGCCAGCAGCAGGACAAGGACACGGACAAGAGTGGCTTTGACATTG GGTCTGTAAAAGACAAACTGAAAGAGAAGCCAAAACAGAAGGACTTCCTCCGCATTAaactaaagaagaagaagaagaaaaggaaggcCAAGTCTG ACTACACAGGTAGTGAGGAGAATATTGACATCTCAATATTGGGTCTTCAGTCCAAATTGAATTTGCCACTCAAATCCCCCCCCTCACACAATCACAAGCCAGAGGCCTACCCCAGCAGGCCTGGATTCAGCTACTCAGAGCAGATACATGTGGATG ACGAGGATAGCATCAGTGACTGGTCCACTGACAGCTGTGGGTGGAGCGACGATGACTTCGGGGTGGATTTGGACGTCACCACGCCTCCCCTGAGCGTGGACTCCGGTGCCGTGGACACAAGTGACCAGGAGATCGTGCGGTGTATCTgtgaggtggaggaagagaatgACTTCATGATCCAg TGTGAAGACTGTTTGTGCTGGCAGCACGGTACCTGCATGGGCCTGCTGGAAGACAATGTTCCGGACAGATACACCTGCTACATCTGCAGAGACCCACCAG GTCAGAGGCAGAGTCTGCGCTACTGGTACGACCGTGAGTGGCTGAGTAACGGCCACATGTACGGCCTCTCCTTCCTGGAAGAGAATTACTCCCACCAAAACGCCAAGAAGATCACCACCACCCACCAGCTGCTGGGAGATGTGCACCACGTGGTAGAGATCCTCAACGGACTGCAGCTCAAGATGAGCGTTCTCCA GAACAATACTCACCCTGACTTGCAGCTGTGGCGGCAGCCCTGGAAGCATTTGGAGAGGTCATGGACCGCCTCCGACTCGTGCCGCAGCAGCGATGCAGCTCCGTCACCTGTGACTCCCGATGAGGACATGAGCCGAGGCGAGATTTTAATGTCCAATGCTCTGGAGAAGCTGAGCCGGGCTGCTACAGCTgccacctcctcctcgtcctgctcctcctcccccttcccgTCCTTCCAGGACTCGTACATTACCAGTGAACATTGCTACCAGAAGCCTCGAGCGTATTACCCAGCGGTGGAGCAGAGGCTGGTGGTGGAGACCCGACAGGGCTCAGAGCTGGAGGACAGCATGAGAAGCACTGAGGAGCTGTTGGAGCGGGAGCAGCGCTACGGAAGCCTGCTAGAGACGGACAAGCCCAAATCAACAGGCACCAGTAACAAG GCTTCCTTCGGTGGCTCTTGGTCGCAGGCTGAGGCgaaggaggagggtgggagagaCCCTGCGGAGTGTGCGGACAACAGCAGGCAGCATCAGCAGCGGCAGATCAACCTGCTGGACCACATAGATGCAGTCCAGGACGAGGTCTCGCACAGGATGGACTTCATAGAGCGGGAGCTGGACG TGCTGGAGAGCTGGCTGGACTACACCGGGGAGCTGGAGCCTCCTGAACCGCTGGCCCGGCTGCCTCAGCTCAAACACCGCATGAAACGGCTGCTGACACAGCTGGGCAAGGTGCAGCAGATCGCCCTGTACAGCTCCACATGA